A genomic stretch from Solenopsis invicta isolate M01_SB chromosome 15, UNIL_Sinv_3.0, whole genome shotgun sequence includes:
- the LOC120359680 gene encoding carboxy-terminal kinesin 2-like, with amino-acid sequence MSFLPSSSMAQSNGRFNIEQNLNKKSPLRDYCSVSICSNHRCSCYTKQEFCTQRCKCTFECKNKGSATMESRLAQKQSREPPANTLTQKHQQLTRELETQIKQNKELEVLKLKLKKSEELNVKLYNKNKILHNIIQDLKGNMRVFCRVRPRIRTIRGSTISFFANNEYSSFYYEKKCDKA; translated from the exons ATGAGTTTTTTACCGAGTTCATCCATGGCTCAATCAAATGG AAGGTTCAACATAgagcaaaatttaaataaaaagtcccCCTTGAGGGATTACTGCAGCGTTAGCATCTGCAGTAACCACAGGTGTTCGTGTTATACGAAGCAAGAATTTTGCACTCAAAGGTGCAAATGCACTTTTGAGTGCAAAAATAAGGGCTCAGCCACG ATGGAATCTCGTTTGGCTCAAAAACAGAGTAGAGAGCCACCTGCAAACACATTAACGCAAAAACATCAGCAACTCACTCGAGAATTGGAAacgcaaataaaacaaaataaagaactagaggtattaaaattaaaattaaaaaaatcagaagaattaaatgtaaaattatacaataaaaataaaatactccaTAACATAATACAAGATTTAAAAGGAAATATGAGAGTTTTTTGCCGAGTTCGTCCAcgaataa GGACGATCAGAGGATCCACGATTTCCTTTTTCGCAAATAACGAATATTCCTCATTTTATTACGAGAAAAAATGCGACAAAGCATAG
- the LOC105201516 gene encoding probable tRNA N6-adenosine threonylcarbamoyltransferase, mitochondrial isoform X1, with protein MAKCAYFFSHKTSLKFCHSRRSRFLRTCNQTLNVRKFTTDRPAIILGIETSCDDTGCGIIDTSGKVLGEAIHSQLLTHLKHGGIIPTIAAEMHRQHITTVCENALKSANLRLKNIDAIATTTKPGLPLSLSIGNRFGKYLCRVGNKPYIPIHHMEAHALTVRMVEKVDFPYLVLLISGGHCLLAIVENVDKFYILGTTVDNAPGEILDKIARRLKLANLPEFSHMSGGQAIESAASKASDPTKFIFEPILTRRRDCQFSFAGISNKSFRYIDEQEKNFNVADSMIIPDIYNFCAALQLSLAKHICLRTQRAMEFIINMNLISQEKRTLVISGGVACNNFFARALEIVCSQRGFNFVRTPPHLCNDNGIMIAWNGAEKWKVNADVLRNTEEIEMVTTEKNALFGESWIERVKDANIKCKLVKLNNL; from the exons ATGGCCAAATGCGCATACTTCTTTTCGCATAAaacgtcattaaaattttgtcattcGAGACGCTCGAGATTTCTTCGTACGTGTAACCAAACATTAAACGTACGGAAATTTACGACTGACAGACCGGCTATCATCTTGGGAATCGAAACTAGTTGTGACGATACAGGATGCGGAATCATAGATACTTCGGGAAAAGTATTAGGCGAAGCGATACATTCGCAACTTCTTACTCATTTGAA ACATGGTGGCATAATACCTACAATTGCCGCTGAAATGCACAGGCAACATATTACAACAGTTTGTGAGAATGCGCTAAAATCGGCAAAtctaagattaaaaaatatagatgctATCGCAACTACAACTAAACCAGGTCTTCCCTTATCCCTTTCTATTGGAAATCGCTTTGGCAAATATCTCTGTAGAGTCGGTAATAAACCCTATATACCGATACATCATATGGAAGCTCATGCGTTAACTGTACGGATGGTGGAGAAA GTAGATTTTCCTTATCTTGTTTTGCTTATATCAGGTGGCCACTGTTTGTTAGCGATTGTTGAAAATGTtgataaattttacatactGGGTACTACAGTAGATAATGCACCTGGTGAAATTCTAGACAAG ATCGCTCGTAGACTTAAGCTTGCGAATCTACCAGAATTCTCGCATATGAGCGGTGGTCAAGCGATAGAAAGTGCAGCAAGCAAGGCATCGGATccaactaaatttatttttgaacctATTTTGACAAGAAGAAGGGATTGTCAATTTAGTTTTGCAGGTATATCAAACAAAAGTTTTAGATACATCGatgaacaagaaaaaaattttaatgttgctGATAGTATGATAATCCCCGACATATATAATTTCTGTGCTGCCTTGCAATTGTCTCTTGCAAAGCATATATGTCTCAGAACACAGAGGGCAatggaatttattattaatatgaatttgATATCGCAAGAGAAGCGAACTTTG GTAATATCTGGCGGAGTGgcttgcaataatttctttgcaaGAGCTTTAGAAATTGTTTGCTCGCAAAGAGGCTTTAATTTCGTCAGAACTCCACCCCATTTGTGCAACGACAATGGTATAATGATAGCATGGAACGGTGCAGAGAAATGGAAGGTGAACGCAGACGTTCTTCGAAATACAGAGGAAATCGAAATGGTAACCAccgaaaaaaatgcattatttggTGAAAGTTGGATCGAAAGAGTAAAAGATGCAAACATAAAGTGTAAATTAGTGAAATTAAATAACCTTTGA
- the LOC105201516 gene encoding probable tRNA N6-adenosine threonylcarbamoyltransferase, mitochondrial isoform X2 has protein sequence MAKCAYFFSHKTSLKFCHSRRSRFLRTCNQTLNVRKFTTDRPAIILGIETSCDDTGCGIIDTSGKVLGEAIHSQLLTHLKHGGIIPTIAAEMHRQHITTVCENALKSANLRLKNIDAIATTTKPGLPLSLSIGNRFGKYLCRVGNKPYIPIHHMEAHALTVRMVEKVDFPYLVLLISGGHCLLAIVENVDKFYILGTTVDNAPGEILDKIARRLKLANLPEFSHMSGGQAIESAASKASDPTKFIFEPILTRRRDCQFSFAGISNKSFRYIDEQEKNFNVADSMIIPDIYNFCAALQLSLAKHICLRTQRAMEFIINMNLISQEKRTLVISGGVACNNFFARALEIVCSQRGFNFVRTPPHLCNDNGIMIAWNGAEKWKVNADVLRNTEEIEMI, from the exons ATGGCCAAATGCGCATACTTCTTTTCGCATAAaacgtcattaaaattttgtcattcGAGACGCTCGAGATTTCTTCGTACGTGTAACCAAACATTAAACGTACGGAAATTTACGACTGACAGACCGGCTATCATCTTGGGAATCGAAACTAGTTGTGACGATACAGGATGCGGAATCATAGATACTTCGGGAAAAGTATTAGGCGAAGCGATACATTCGCAACTTCTTACTCATTTGAA ACATGGTGGCATAATACCTACAATTGCCGCTGAAATGCACAGGCAACATATTACAACAGTTTGTGAGAATGCGCTAAAATCGGCAAAtctaagattaaaaaatatagatgctATCGCAACTACAACTAAACCAGGTCTTCCCTTATCCCTTTCTATTGGAAATCGCTTTGGCAAATATCTCTGTAGAGTCGGTAATAAACCCTATATACCGATACATCATATGGAAGCTCATGCGTTAACTGTACGGATGGTGGAGAAA GTAGATTTTCCTTATCTTGTTTTGCTTATATCAGGTGGCCACTGTTTGTTAGCGATTGTTGAAAATGTtgataaattttacatactGGGTACTACAGTAGATAATGCACCTGGTGAAATTCTAGACAAG ATCGCTCGTAGACTTAAGCTTGCGAATCTACCAGAATTCTCGCATATGAGCGGTGGTCAAGCGATAGAAAGTGCAGCAAGCAAGGCATCGGATccaactaaatttatttttgaacctATTTTGACAAGAAGAAGGGATTGTCAATTTAGTTTTGCAGGTATATCAAACAAAAGTTTTAGATACATCGatgaacaagaaaaaaattttaatgttgctGATAGTATGATAATCCCCGACATATATAATTTCTGTGCTGCCTTGCAATTGTCTCTTGCAAAGCATATATGTCTCAGAACACAGAGGGCAatggaatttattattaatatgaatttgATATCGCAAGAGAAGCGAACTTTG GTAATATCTGGCGGAGTGgcttgcaataatttctttgcaaGAGCTTTAGAAATTGTTTGCTCGCAAAGAGGCTTTAATTTCGTCAGAACTCCACCCCATTTGTGCAACGACAATGGTATAATGATAGCATGGAACGGTGCAGAGAAATGGAAGGTGAACGCAGACGTTCTTCGAAATACAGAGGAAATCGAAATG atttga
- the LOC105201515 gene encoding GTP-binding protein 10 homolog, translating into MVFLTKVILAYAKKPPRRYLRSRFIDTLRLHVRAGTGGAGLSRYGGLGGPGGNIYVVAKDELTLEQVAKSLKTKRIKADPGNDSTARGIIGAPGEDKIITVPCGVAIYNENGVLLGELNKEDSKLLVARGGLGGSENTGYCGLKGESRIIKLDLKLIADIGLVGFPNAGKSTFLAAVSKAKPKIASYPFTTIRPKLGIMKYNDLRQITVADLPGLIEGAHMNIGMGHQFLKHIERTKLLMFIVDIQGFQLSPKHGHRSCLETVVLLNKEIELYKPDLLKRPAVLIINKMDTDNADNILQEIKPALYNLSNYVSTCSKDIQPEQVIHFDDILPTSLISKDKNDIETIKNRIRSILDKYEEKKHTLEHGDLDSLLMKRLKCQLEEHTPTVV; encoded by the exons ATGGTATTTTtgacaaaagttattttagctTATGCGAAAAAG CCACCGAGAAGATATCTACGTTCCAGATTCATTGATACGCTGCGTCTTCATGTCAGGGCGGGTACAGGAGGTGCTGGATTGTCTCGTTATGGCGGATTGGGAGGTCCAGGGggtaatatatatgtagttgCAAAAGACGAGTTAACATTAGAGCAAGTAGCCAAGTCTTTGAAGACCAAACGGATCAAAGCAGATCCAGGCAATGACAGTACAGCAAGGGGAATTATAGGTGCACCTGGTGAAGACAAGATTATTACAGTTCCATGTGGTGTTGCAATATATAATGAGAATGGAGTATTGTTAG gagAGTTAAACAAAGAAGACTCCAAACTATTAGTAGCTAGAGGTGGTTTAGGTGGTTCTGAAAATACAGGTTACTGTGGATTGAAGGGAGAATCTCGGATAATAAAATTGGATTTGAAACTGATTGCTGACATCGGACTAGTTGGTTTTCCCAATGCTGGCAAGAGTACATTCTTAGCAGCAGTTTCAAAAGCCAAGCCTAAAATCGCTAGTTATCCCT TCACTACCATAAGGCCCAAATTAGGTATTATGAAATACAACGATTTAAGACAGATTACCGTGGCAGACTTACCAGGTCTGATTGAAGGAGCACACATGAATATTGGAATGGGTCACCAGTTTTTAAAGCATATTGAAAGAACAAAGCTACTCATGTTTATCGTAGATATACAAGGATTTCAATTATCACCTAAGCATGGTCATAGATCCTGTTTAGAAACTGTAGTCTTGCTAAACAAGGAAATTGAGCTCTATAAACCAGACTTATTAAAAAGGCCAGCCGtgcttataattaataaaatggacACTGATAATGCTGATAATATTCTCCAAGAAATTAAGCCAGCACTGTATAATTTATCAAACTATGTGTCTACATGTTCAAAGGATATACAACCTGAACAGGTGATACACTTTGATGATATTTTGCCAACATCCTTAATCTCAAAAGATAAAAACGATATAGAAACGATCAAAAACAGGATACGGAGTATATTGGATAAATATGAAGAGAAGAAACATACATTAGAACATGGTGATTTGGACTCTTTGTTAATGAAGAGGCTAAAATGTCAATTAGAGGAACATACGCCGACCGTTGTATAA
- the LOC120359685 gene encoding uncharacterized protein LOC120359685, with protein MDDVADGLWLDLILTLRFAYTPSPLDESPSFIEKREDFAHLVSSATLTIDPSRDAPLEVKVPSRGNIANILINFNIDRYKLGTYIQAPYTTAFASNNLKAIGQVDDACP; from the exons ATGGACGACGTAGCCGACGGCCTCTGGctagatttaattttaacgctTCGCTTCGCGTACACACCTTCGCCGTTGGACGAATCTCCGAGTTTCATCGAGAAGAGAGAAGATTTCGCTCACCTCGTCTCTTCGGCGACGTTGACGATTGATCCGTCACGTGATGCTCCTC TGGAGGTTAAGGTGCCATCTAGGGGAAACATTGCGAACATTTTGATCAACTTCAATATCGATCGATATAAACTCG GTACATATATACAGGCACCCTACACCACTGCCTTTGCGTCAAATAACCTCAAAGCCATTGGGCAGGTTGACGACGCGTGTCCGTga